In the genome of Stomoxys calcitrans chromosome 4, idStoCalc2.1, whole genome shotgun sequence, the window CATGTCATATTTTTATAGAActctggggggggggggaaaaaATTAATCGAATCTGGTTACTTTGTAGTCTCATAACCTCTCACATAAATATTCGAGGGCCACTTCAGTGGTGAAAGTTATAATGATTTTTATATTCCCATATTCAAAACGTTAGCTGAATGATACTTCCACAGGGATTTTAATAGATATGCTGAACGTTTTTTATAATGTCCAGGTACTCCAATTAAATAGAGCTatacttttttttggtttttatattctttttttattctttggcTGAATGAAAattccatataatttttttttcttcttttttttctttctcacaAAAACATATGAACCATAACATGGACCAATTGGACCAAACCCTGAACATCTACTGCAACTACGTGATGATATTAATAACAACGAATTGTGTGATGCTTCACTTCGTTGTGTTGACTTGGGGGGGTGTGATGCTGCTGATGGTATTTCAAATAATATCGATGTTGCCTTGTTGCTGCTAAAAACTGCATACAACTCGGTgatgttttaataaaaactggCATCACATATTACCATAAACACACACGCGAAACACAACTACACTGACATATGGTTGACCATATGTATACGCTGTCATCAATGTTTGTTTGGCTAACTGTGCTCTACGGTAAACAAAATCACCCATCAACTCTCAACCTTGGCCCTGGTGCATCCCCTTTGATTACCTTGGCACGGCAATGCAATACCCTAACATCcacgctgctgctgttgatgctCTTTTTGTCCTGCCCCATCACACTTGACTCCTGGCATGGCCAATTACAACAATCACACCAAATCTCCATTGCTCCATTGCAGGATGGACGGCACAATGTTGGAAAAAACATAATTCCGGTTCAATTCAAACGCCTGAGGGCGAATTTAAACGCCCTTTTGGCATTTTGTGCACATATCAATGTTTTCTGTGGTTTCATCCAGTGTGAGTTGAGTAGAAGAAAAGCAACGCAACATTTATGGCCACTAACCCCAGCTTGTTTGGCACTCGAAATTTTAGTTTTCTAGctgttttggtttattttaaatttctctccagtttttgtttgatttgtttgaaCGTTTTCAACACAAGTCCTTTGTTGTGCATGACATTCATTTCATTGCTCGTTTTTGTATGGTTTTTCTCAAATTTATTGACCATATTTTAATTATGTTGTAGAGTTCACCCAGGGTTATTGGCTTTATTTAAAGTGTTTTAACAGTTTTTTTCCATGCTTGTTCGgtgttttaatgaaattttctttttttttctcttccagTTTCCCCTATTGTGAATTTATCTTTGATTTGAGATTGTCGCGCCATTTTACTGTTTTGCCCGACTGCTATGAGGTGCATTGCAATGAGACTTTCAGTTTCTTCAACAGCGGCTGAGCAGGGATGACTcgataaaaattgttaaataaaattctaaaattatgtaaaaaaaaaaaatgtttttaggcTAAGTATTTGTATTgcaaaatttgttataaataaaatgagaaattaaatataaacaagtaaaaaggatacgaactttggatacccaccacctcggtgggtcacaatccgatgaaactAAGCTAACTTAAGAAgcgaaattcggcacgaacattgagtggtctaataaagtCCCTGTTGAATTTGTTGAAGAATTTATTCTTCAACAAATTCAACATTTATTCTTCAACAaattttgacagctatatccaaatataaaccgatctgagccatatcggatgtcgaaatgcataacataagtcactgcgtcaagtttcagcgaaatctgataataaatgcgctttttatagggcccagacctcaaatcgagagatcgcactatatggcacctataaccaaatctgaccgatcttgaccaaattaaacaagcatTTGAT includes:
- the LOC106086015 gene encoding uncharacterized protein LOC106086015; the encoded protein is MEKFFKPYMWKFIIICIIFGLFFINLTEAGWTAQCWKKHNSGSIQTPEGEFKRPFGILCTYQCFLWFHPVFPYCEFIFDLRLSRHFTVLPDCYEVHCNETFSFFNSG